A region from the Pseudonocardia petroleophila genome encodes:
- a CDS encoding amino acid permease, with product MAVRDRQTGIFRTKSVEQSIADTDEPDTRLRKDLGTWDLIVFGVAVVVGAGIFTLAASTAGDVAGPSVSLAFVLAAIACGLAALCYAEFASTVPVAGSAYTFSYATFGEFVAWIIGWDLVLEFAVGSSVVAKGWSEYLATVFAQFGLQVRTSIPLGPLTMDWGALLLVVVLATLLVLGTKLSSRVSLVFTTIKVAIVLLVIVVGLLYVNPANYSPFIPPPATGGEAEGGITQSLLSLFGGEGGSVYGIYGLLAAASLVFFAFIGFDVVATTAEETRNPQKSLPRGILGSLVIVTVLYVGVSLVLTGMVPYTELQTAEDGTGATLATAFASLGVDWAATVIAIGALVGLTTVVMVLMLGQIRVLFAMSRDGLLPRGLSRTGERGTPARATLLVGVVVALVATFFPAGDLEQMVNIGTLFAFVLVSVGVVVLRRTRPDLPRAFRTPLVPLVPVLAVLACLWLMLNLSVETWLRFVIWMVVGVVVYFAYGRHHSRLGARIGRGEQG from the coding sequence GTGGCGGTGCGCGACAGGCAGACAGGGATCTTCCGCACGAAGTCGGTGGAGCAGTCCATCGCCGACACCGACGAGCCGGACACCCGGCTCCGCAAGGACCTCGGCACCTGGGACCTGATCGTCTTCGGCGTCGCCGTCGTCGTCGGGGCGGGCATCTTCACCCTCGCCGCGAGCACCGCGGGCGACGTCGCCGGGCCGTCGGTGTCGCTCGCGTTCGTGCTCGCCGCGATCGCCTGCGGGCTCGCCGCGCTGTGCTACGCCGAGTTCGCCTCCACCGTCCCGGTCGCCGGCAGCGCGTACACGTTCTCCTACGCCACGTTCGGCGAGTTCGTCGCGTGGATCATCGGCTGGGACCTCGTGCTGGAGTTCGCCGTCGGCTCGTCGGTCGTGGCGAAGGGCTGGTCGGAGTACCTGGCCACGGTGTTCGCCCAGTTCGGCCTGCAGGTGCGCACCTCGATCCCGCTGGGGCCGCTGACGATGGACTGGGGCGCGCTGCTGCTCGTCGTCGTCCTCGCGACGCTGCTGGTGCTCGGCACGAAGCTCTCCAGCCGGGTCAGCCTGGTCTTCACCACGATCAAGGTCGCGATCGTGCTGCTCGTGATCGTCGTCGGGCTCCTCTACGTCAACCCGGCCAACTACTCGCCGTTCATCCCGCCGCCCGCGACCGGCGGGGAGGCCGAGGGCGGGATCACCCAGTCGCTGCTGTCGCTGTTCGGCGGCGAGGGCGGCAGCGTCTACGGCATCTACGGCCTGCTGGCCGCCGCGTCGCTGGTGTTCTTCGCCTTCATCGGCTTCGACGTCGTGGCCACCACCGCGGAGGAGACGCGGAACCCGCAGAAGTCGCTGCCGCGCGGCATCCTCGGCTCGCTGGTCATCGTGACGGTGCTCTACGTCGGCGTCTCGCTCGTCCTGACCGGGATGGTGCCCTACACCGAGCTGCAGACGGCCGAGGACGGCACCGGGGCCACGCTGGCCACCGCCTTCGCCTCGCTCGGGGTGGACTGGGCGGCCACCGTCATCGCGATCGGCGCGCTCGTCGGGCTCACGACCGTCGTCATGGTGCTCATGCTCGGGCAGATCCGCGTGCTGTTCGCGATGTCGCGCGACGGCCTGCTCCCGCGCGGCCTGTCGCGCACGGGCGAGCGCGGTACCCCGGCCCGGGCCACGCTGCTGGTCGGTGTCGTCGTCGCGCTGGTGGCCACGTTCTTCCCGGCGGGCGACCTGGAGCAGATGGTCAACATCGGCACCCTGTTCGCGTTCGTGCTGGTCTCGGTCGGGGTGGTCGTGCTGCGGCGCACCCGGCCCGACCTGCCGCGCGCGTTCCGGACGCCGCTCGTGCCGCTGGTGCCGGTCCTGGCCGTGCTCGCGTGCCTGTGGCTGATGCTCAACCTGTCGGTGGAGACCTGGCTGCGGTTCGTCATCTGGATGGTGGTGGGCGTCGTCGTCTACTTCGCCTACGGGCGGCACCACTCCCGGCTCGGGGCGCGGATCGGCCGGGGCGAGCAGGGCTGA
- a CDS encoding ArsR/SmtB family transcription factor, producing the protein MTFAVLAEPARRRILDLLRERPRSVGELTDALGLSQPGTSKHLKVLREAGLVRVRAEAQRRVYELDPAPLAEVDAWLAPYRWMWADRLDALERHLDDRLDDPREAP; encoded by the coding sequence GTGACGTTCGCAGTGCTCGCCGAGCCGGCCCGGCGGCGGATCCTGGACCTGCTCCGGGAGCGCCCGCGTTCGGTCGGCGAGCTGACCGACGCGCTCGGGCTCAGCCAGCCCGGCACGTCGAAGCACCTGAAGGTGCTGCGCGAGGCCGGGCTGGTCCGCGTCCGCGCGGAGGCGCAGCGGCGCGTCTACGAGCTCGACCCGGCCCCGCTGGCCGAGGTCGACGCGTGGCTCGCGCCCTACCGCTGGATGTGGGCCGACCGGCTCGACGCGCTCGAACGCCACCTCGACGACCGTCTCGACGATCCCCGGGAGGCCCCGTGA